In Aquila chrysaetos chrysaetos chromosome 10, bAquChr1.4, whole genome shotgun sequence, the following proteins share a genomic window:
- the ECE2 gene encoding endothelin-converting enzyme 2 isoform X2: MFRTGAHLHGKFQAGEEGRGSGTRQRLPGSGDHVSVAMWHLSAGLMPQLPWRRGGMLRREPPSPPPAALPELLGATRGWGQPLGEARAHRGGSGAAPAPPVHPLSGRRPSPPLPPSADARLQACHAAGRRGARAGGGRQRLSRQCGGGVSEGAGAAAEPPGLAQPAGAGALRRRRLPGTAARRRRRHPGRPVPQSMCLTDACVRVASKILEALDAETDPCQDFYQYSCGGWIKRNPLPNGRSKWSTFNSIWDQNQAIMKHLLENTTFNSSSEAERKTQRYYLSCLKEQRIEELGSQPLMELIDKIGGWNVTGSWNQSSFMEVLKMVSGTYRATPFFTVYVGADSKSSNSNIIQVDQSGLFLPSRDYYLNKTANERVLAAYLDYMVELGTLLGGAPEPTRLQMQQVLDFETQLANITVPQAERRDDEKIYHKMSIAELQALAPAIDWLDYLSYALAPLELADTEPVVVYGDTYLQQVSDLINGTDRSVLNNYLIWNLVQKTASSLDQRFETAQERLLETLYGTRKSCTPRWQTCISNTDDTLGFALGSLFVKATFDRDSKAIAEEMISEIRAAFEVSLDQLDWMDEKTRQAAKEKADAIYDMIGFPDFILDNKELDDVYDGYEVSEDSFFQNMLNFYNFSAKVMADQLRKPPNRDQALNFGGIGVVMGHELTHAFDDQGREYDKEGNLRPWWQNSSLEAFKNRTACMTEQYGRYTVHREKVNGRQTLGENIADNGGLKAAYNAYKSWLEKNGEEKRLPALGLTNHQLFFVGFAQVWCSVRTPESSHEGLVTDPHSPDKYRVIGTLSNSRDFVEHFGCPLGSPMNPGKHCEVW, encoded by the exons ATGTTTCGGACCGGTGCACATCTGCATGGAAAGTTCcaggcgggggaggaggggcgaGGCAGCGGCACTAGGCAACGGTTGCCTGGCAGCGGGGACCACGTCTCCGTGGCGATGTGGCACCTGTCGGCGGGGCTGATGCCACAGCTGCCATGGCGACGCGGAGGGATGCTCCGGCGCGAGCCCCCGAGCCCCCCGCCAGCAGCTCTCCCCGAGCTCCTCGGGGCCAcccggggctggggacagcctcTGGGGGAGGCCCGGGCACACCGAGGGGGGTcaggggctgccccggccccccccgtGCACCCGCTGAGTGGGCGCCGGCCCTCGCC CCCACTCCCTCCTTCGGCAGATGCCCGACTACAAGCGTGCCACGCTGCAGGACGACGAGGGGCCAGAGCCGGCGGGGGACGGCAGCGTCTCTCCCGACAGTGTGGAG gtGGGGTTTCAGAaggggccggggccgctgcTGAGCCGCCTGGCCTCGCGCAGCCAGCTGGAGCTGGTGCTCTGCGCCGTCGCCGtctccctggcactgctgctcgGCGTCGCCGTCGTCACCCTGGCCGTCCAGTACCGCAGAG CATGTGCCTGACGGACGCCTGCGTCCGGGTGGCCAGCAAGATCCTGGAGGCCCTGGATGCGGAGACGGACCCGTGCCAGGACTTCTACCAGTACTCATGCGGGGGCTGGATCAAGAGGAACCCGCTGCCCAACGGGCGCTCCAAGTGGAGCACCTTCAACAGCATCTGGGACCAGAACCAGGCCATCATGAAGCATCTCCTAG AGAACACCACCTTCAACTCCAGCAGCGAGGCGGAGCGGAAGACGCAGCGGTACTACCTGTCCTGCCTCAAGGAGCAGAGGATAGAGGAGCTGGGCTCCCAGCCCCTCATGGAGCTCATCGACAAG ATCGGGGGGTGGAACGTCACCGGCTCCTGGAACCAGAGCAGCTTCATGGAGGTACTCAAGATGGTGTCAGGCACGTACCGGGCGACCCCCTTCTTCACGGTGTATGTGGGTGCAGACTCCAAAAGTTCCAACAGCAACATCATCCAG GTGGACCAGTCGGGGCTTTTCCTCCCATCCCGGGATTACTACCTGAACAAGACCGCCAACGAGAGG GTCCTGGCAGCGTACCTGGACTACATGGTGGAGTTGGGCACACTGCTGGGGGGGGCCCCGGAGCCCACCCGCCTCCAGATGCAGCAGGTGCTGGACTTTGAAACCCAGCTGGCCAACATCACCGTGCCCCAGGCCGAGCGGCGGGACGACGAGAAGATCTACCACAAGATGAGCATTGCCGAGCTGCAG GCTCTGGCCCCTGCCATCGACTGGCTGGATTACCTGTCCTACGCCCTGGCCCCACTGGAGCTGGCGGACACGGAGCCCGTGGTGGTGTATGGGGACACCTACCTCCAGCAGGTCTCTGACCTCATCAATGGCACCGACAGGAG CGTCCTGAACAACTACCTGATCTGGAACCTGGTGCAGAAGACGGCCTCCAGCCTGGACCAGCGCTTCGAGACAGCCCAGGAGAGGCTGCTGGAGACGCTCTATGGCACCAGGAAG TCCTGCACGCCCCGCTGGCAAACCTGCATCTCCAACACGGACGACACGCTAGGCTTCGCCCTGGGCTCCCTCTTCGTCAAAGCCACCTTCGACCGGGACAGCAAGGCCATT gctgaaGAGATGATCAGCGAGATCCGGGCGGCATTCGAGGTGTCCCTGGACCAGCTGGACTGGATGGACGAGAAGACCAGGCAGGCTGCGAAGGAGAAG GCCGATGCCATCTATGACATGATCGGCTTCCCTGACTTCATCCTGGACAACAAGGAGCTGGACGATGTCTATGATGGG taCGAGGTCTCAGAGGACTCCTTCTTCCAGAACATGCTCAACTTCTACAACTTTTCTGCCAAAGTGATGGCTGACCAGCTCCGGAAACCCCCCAACCGCGACCA AGCCCTTAATTTCGGCGGTATCGGCGTGGTGATGGGGCATGAGCTGACCCACGCATTCGACGACCAAG GGCGGGAGTACGACAAGGAGGGCAACCTGCGGCCATGGTGGCAGAACTCCTCCCTGGAGGCCTTCAAGAACCGGACGGCATGCATGACGGAGCAGTATGGCCGCTACACCGTCCACCGCGAGAAGGTCAATGGCCGGCAGACGCTGGGCGAGAACATCGCCGACAACGGTGGGCTCAAGGCAGCCTACAAT GCATACAAGTCCTGGCTGGAGAAGAATGGGGAGGAGAAGcgcctgccagccctggggctcaCCAACCACCAGCTCTTCTTCGTGGGCTTCGCTCAG GTGTGGTGCTCCGTCCGGACGCCCGAGAGCTCCCACGAAGGGTTGGTGACCGACCCCCACAGCCCTGACAAGTACCGTGTCATCGGCACCCTCAGCAACTCCCGGGACTTTGTCGAACATTTCGGCTGCCCCCTGGGCTCCCCCATGAACCCCGGCAAGCACTGTGAGGTGTGGTAG
- the ECE2 gene encoding endothelin-converting enzyme 2 isoform X1, whose protein sequence is MFRTGAHLHGKFQAGEEGRGSGTRQRLPGSGDHVSVAMWHLSAGLMPQLPWRRGGMLRREPPSPPPAALPELLGATRGWGQPLGEARAHRGGSGAAPAPPVHPLSGRRPSPPLPPSADARLQACHAAGRRGARAGGGRQRLSRQCGGGVSEGAGAAAEPPGLAQPAGAGALRRRRLPGTAARRRRRHPGRPVPQSMCLTDACVRVASKILEALDAETDPCQDFYQYSCGGWIKRNPLPNGRSKWSTFNSIWDQNQAIMKHLLENTTFNSSSEAERKTQRYYLSCLKEQRIEELGSQPLMELIDKIGGWNVTGSWNQSSFMEVLKMVSGTYRATPFFTVYVGADSKSSNSNIIQVDQSGLFLPSRDYYLNKTANERVLAAYLDYMVELGTLLGGAPEPTRLQMQQVLDFETQLANITVPQAERRDDEKIYHKMSIAELQALAPAIDWLDYLSYALAPLELADTEPVVVYGDTYLQQVSDLINGTDRSVLNNYLIWNLVQKTASSLDQRFETAQERLLETLYGTRKSCTPRWQTCISNTDDTLGFALGSLFVKATFDRDSKAIAEEMISEIRAAFEVSLDQLDWMDEKTRQAAKEKADAIYDMIGFPDFILDNKELDDVYDGYEVSEDSFFQNMLNFYNFSAKVMADQLRKPPNRDQWSMTPQTVNAYYLPTKNGIVFPAGILQAPFYARNHPKALNFGGIGVVMGHELTHAFDDQGREYDKEGNLRPWWQNSSLEAFKNRTACMTEQYGRYTVHREKVNGRQTLGENIADNGGLKAAYNAYKSWLEKNGEEKRLPALGLTNHQLFFVGFAQVWCSVRTPESSHEGLVTDPHSPDKYRVIGTLSNSRDFVEHFGCPLGSPMNPGKHCEVW, encoded by the exons ATGTTTCGGACCGGTGCACATCTGCATGGAAAGTTCcaggcgggggaggaggggcgaGGCAGCGGCACTAGGCAACGGTTGCCTGGCAGCGGGGACCACGTCTCCGTGGCGATGTGGCACCTGTCGGCGGGGCTGATGCCACAGCTGCCATGGCGACGCGGAGGGATGCTCCGGCGCGAGCCCCCGAGCCCCCCGCCAGCAGCTCTCCCCGAGCTCCTCGGGGCCAcccggggctggggacagcctcTGGGGGAGGCCCGGGCACACCGAGGGGGGTcaggggctgccccggccccccccgtGCACCCGCTGAGTGGGCGCCGGCCCTCGCC CCCACTCCCTCCTTCGGCAGATGCCCGACTACAAGCGTGCCACGCTGCAGGACGACGAGGGGCCAGAGCCGGCGGGGGACGGCAGCGTCTCTCCCGACAGTGTGGAG gtGGGGTTTCAGAaggggccggggccgctgcTGAGCCGCCTGGCCTCGCGCAGCCAGCTGGAGCTGGTGCTCTGCGCCGTCGCCGtctccctggcactgctgctcgGCGTCGCCGTCGTCACCCTGGCCGTCCAGTACCGCAGAG CATGTGCCTGACGGACGCCTGCGTCCGGGTGGCCAGCAAGATCCTGGAGGCCCTGGATGCGGAGACGGACCCGTGCCAGGACTTCTACCAGTACTCATGCGGGGGCTGGATCAAGAGGAACCCGCTGCCCAACGGGCGCTCCAAGTGGAGCACCTTCAACAGCATCTGGGACCAGAACCAGGCCATCATGAAGCATCTCCTAG AGAACACCACCTTCAACTCCAGCAGCGAGGCGGAGCGGAAGACGCAGCGGTACTACCTGTCCTGCCTCAAGGAGCAGAGGATAGAGGAGCTGGGCTCCCAGCCCCTCATGGAGCTCATCGACAAG ATCGGGGGGTGGAACGTCACCGGCTCCTGGAACCAGAGCAGCTTCATGGAGGTACTCAAGATGGTGTCAGGCACGTACCGGGCGACCCCCTTCTTCACGGTGTATGTGGGTGCAGACTCCAAAAGTTCCAACAGCAACATCATCCAG GTGGACCAGTCGGGGCTTTTCCTCCCATCCCGGGATTACTACCTGAACAAGACCGCCAACGAGAGG GTCCTGGCAGCGTACCTGGACTACATGGTGGAGTTGGGCACACTGCTGGGGGGGGCCCCGGAGCCCACCCGCCTCCAGATGCAGCAGGTGCTGGACTTTGAAACCCAGCTGGCCAACATCACCGTGCCCCAGGCCGAGCGGCGGGACGACGAGAAGATCTACCACAAGATGAGCATTGCCGAGCTGCAG GCTCTGGCCCCTGCCATCGACTGGCTGGATTACCTGTCCTACGCCCTGGCCCCACTGGAGCTGGCGGACACGGAGCCCGTGGTGGTGTATGGGGACACCTACCTCCAGCAGGTCTCTGACCTCATCAATGGCACCGACAGGAG CGTCCTGAACAACTACCTGATCTGGAACCTGGTGCAGAAGACGGCCTCCAGCCTGGACCAGCGCTTCGAGACAGCCCAGGAGAGGCTGCTGGAGACGCTCTATGGCACCAGGAAG TCCTGCACGCCCCGCTGGCAAACCTGCATCTCCAACACGGACGACACGCTAGGCTTCGCCCTGGGCTCCCTCTTCGTCAAAGCCACCTTCGACCGGGACAGCAAGGCCATT gctgaaGAGATGATCAGCGAGATCCGGGCGGCATTCGAGGTGTCCCTGGACCAGCTGGACTGGATGGACGAGAAGACCAGGCAGGCTGCGAAGGAGAAG GCCGATGCCATCTATGACATGATCGGCTTCCCTGACTTCATCCTGGACAACAAGGAGCTGGACGATGTCTATGATGGG taCGAGGTCTCAGAGGACTCCTTCTTCCAGAACATGCTCAACTTCTACAACTTTTCTGCCAAAGTGATGGCTGACCAGCTCCGGAAACCCCCCAACCGCGACCA gtGGAGCATGACCCCGCAGACCGTCAATGCCTACTACCTGCCCACCAAGAACGGGATCGTTTTCCCCGCTGGCATCCTGCAGGCTCCCTTCTACGCCCGCAACCACCCCAA AGCCCTTAATTTCGGCGGTATCGGCGTGGTGATGGGGCATGAGCTGACCCACGCATTCGACGACCAAG GGCGGGAGTACGACAAGGAGGGCAACCTGCGGCCATGGTGGCAGAACTCCTCCCTGGAGGCCTTCAAGAACCGGACGGCATGCATGACGGAGCAGTATGGCCGCTACACCGTCCACCGCGAGAAGGTCAATGGCCGGCAGACGCTGGGCGAGAACATCGCCGACAACGGTGGGCTCAAGGCAGCCTACAAT GCATACAAGTCCTGGCTGGAGAAGAATGGGGAGGAGAAGcgcctgccagccctggggctcaCCAACCACCAGCTCTTCTTCGTGGGCTTCGCTCAG GTGTGGTGCTCCGTCCGGACGCCCGAGAGCTCCCACGAAGGGTTGGTGACCGACCCCCACAGCCCTGACAAGTACCGTGTCATCGGCACCCTCAGCAACTCCCGGGACTTTGTCGAACATTTCGGCTGCCCCCTGGGCTCCCCCATGAACCCCGGCAAGCACTGTGAGGTGTGGTAG